In the genome of Polaribacter sp. MED152, one region contains:
- a CDS encoding BatD family protein has product MKLRFYISLFITLCTLSVAAQKAELSVAVSKNKLGLNQRLRIEYSINKQGADNFKAPDFTGFDVIQGPSQSVSQSWINGKVSFSQSYSYILKPKRRGELIIQPASIKINGSTIDSKMMKIIVTEPIATPDNPNDPDYIAEQNIHLVAEISKSRPYVGEGIYVEYRLYVSENVSVYDTSVTEAPQYNGFWNQEIKINGFPVKMGKYNGENYRYIVLQKALLIPTKTGRLTIDPMKMDIVIGVPTGRADFFGNVITKNIKKDFSSVKKVVQPKSLPLEGKPENFTGAVGQFNFEVSLSKDILKANESSQIKVAVNGRGNLKLFELPAVKTPKELETYQPERKESVRITSNGLSGSFSDTYTVVPQYKGKYKLPDISFSYFDPKTEQYNTINTDDLYVDVLEGKELITTTENTAVQQKNVVSSGKSFRYIQTKTELEIKDDSDFYQSNLFYILLILPLLFIPLAILIGKNNEKRRSDVVGLRLRKAEKLAKKYLSEAQKQLGKKEAFYEALERALHNYLKAKLGVETADISKENITLILEKRAISDATIKQFIDVLKASDFARYTPVTDTEMKQEYERAKKVIVELDKQL; this is encoded by the coding sequence ATGAAGTTGAGATTTTACATATCACTATTTATAACCTTATGCACACTATCTGTTGCTGCTCAAAAAGCAGAGCTAAGTGTTGCTGTAAGCAAGAATAAGTTAGGCTTAAATCAGCGTTTACGAATTGAATATTCTATAAATAAACAAGGTGCAGATAACTTTAAGGCCCCAGATTTTACAGGGTTTGATGTTATTCAAGGGCCAAGCCAATCTGTGAGTCAATCTTGGATTAATGGTAAAGTAAGTTTTTCTCAATCTTATTCTTACATCTTAAAACCCAAAAGAAGAGGAGAATTAATTATACAGCCTGCAAGTATTAAAATTAATGGTAGCACAATAGATTCTAAAATGATGAAAATCATTGTAACAGAACCTATTGCAACTCCAGATAATCCTAATGATCCAGATTATATTGCTGAACAGAACATACATTTAGTTGCAGAGATTTCAAAATCTAGACCTTATGTAGGTGAAGGTATTTATGTAGAATACAGATTGTATGTTAGCGAAAATGTAAGTGTTTACGATACGTCTGTAACAGAAGCACCTCAGTACAATGGTTTCTGGAATCAAGAAATTAAAATAAACGGTTTCCCAGTAAAAATGGGAAAATACAATGGAGAAAACTATAGATATATTGTTTTACAGAAAGCACTGCTAATACCTACTAAAACTGGTAGACTTACTATAGATCCTATGAAAATGGATATTGTTATTGGTGTACCAACAGGAAGAGCAGATTTCTTTGGTAACGTAATTACAAAAAACATCAAGAAAGATTTTTCTTCTGTTAAAAAGGTAGTTCAGCCAAAAAGTTTACCATTAGAAGGTAAGCCAGAAAATTTTACAGGTGCTGTTGGTCAATTTAATTTTGAGGTTAGTTTGAGTAAAGACATCTTAAAGGCAAATGAATCATCGCAAATAAAAGTGGCCGTAAATGGTAGAGGAAACTTAAAGTTATTTGAGTTGCCAGCAGTAAAAACACCAAAAGAATTAGAAACTTATCAACCAGAAAGAAAAGAAAGCGTTAGAATAACTAGCAATGGTTTGTCTGGTTCTTTCTCAGACACCTATACTGTTGTTCCTCAATACAAAGGAAAATACAAGTTACCAGATATTTCATTTTCTTATTTCGATCCTAAGACAGAACAATACAATACCATCAATACAGATGATTTATATGTAGATGTTTTAGAAGGTAAAGAGCTAATTACAACAACAGAAAATACAGCTGTGCAGCAGAAAAACGTAGTTTCTTCTGGTAAAAGTTTTAGGTACATACAAACTAAAACAGAATTAGAAATAAAAGACGATAGCGATTTTTATCAATCTAACCTTTTCTATATTCTACTAATTTTACCATTATTATTCATTCCACTTGCTATTTTAATTGGTAAGAATAATGAGAAGAGAAGAAGCGATGTTGTTGGTTTACGTTTAAGAAAAGCAGAGAAATTGGCTAAGAAATACTTGTCTGAAGCCCAAAAACAATTGGGTAAAAAAGAAGCTTTTTATGAGGCTTTAGAACGTGCATTGCACAATTACCTTAAAGCAAAATTAGGTGTGGAAACTGCAGATATTAGTAAAGAAAATATTACGTTAATTTTAGAAAAGAGAGCAATTAGTGATGCTACCATAAAGCAGTTTATAGATGTTTTAAAAGCTTCTGATTTTGCAAGATATACACCTGTTACAGATACAGAAATGAAACAGGAGTATGAAAGAGCCAAAAAAGTAATCGTTGAATTAGATAAACAGTTATAA
- a CDS encoding SDR family oxidoreductase produces the protein MSFSDKTIWVTGASSGIGKALAIELAKQNAQLILSSRNKQDLEKVKMACKDPNKVKVIPLDLEDYTNLQEVTNTAISAFGKIDVLVNNGGISQRSLVKDTEIEVDKRIMDINYLGNVALAKALLPHFIANKSGQFVITTSIVGKIGTPLRSSYAASKHALHGFYDSLRAEHFNDNIAVTLVCPGFVNTNISKNALTGDGSPQNKMDNATANGIQPDRFAKLMAKAVLRKKEEVYISGAKEKLGVYVKRWMPKVFSVMIRKMSVT, from the coding sequence ATGAGTTTTTCTGATAAGACAATTTGGGTAACTGGAGCATCTTCTGGAATAGGAAAAGCGTTAGCAATTGAACTAGCAAAACAGAATGCACAATTAATTTTATCTTCTAGAAATAAACAGGATTTAGAAAAGGTAAAAATGGCCTGTAAAGATCCAAATAAGGTAAAAGTGATACCCTTAGATTTGGAAGATTATACCAATTTACAAGAGGTTACTAATACAGCAATTTCAGCTTTTGGTAAAATTGATGTTTTGGTAAATAATGGTGGTATTAGTCAGCGTTCTTTAGTGAAAGACACAGAAATAGAGGTAGATAAAAGAATAATGGATATTAATTATCTGGGCAATGTAGCATTGGCAAAAGCTTTATTACCACATTTTATTGCCAATAAGAGTGGGCAATTTGTAATTACAACGAGTATTGTTGGTAAAATAGGTACACCATTAAGATCTAGCTATGCAGCAAGTAAGCACGCTTTGCATGGTTTTTACGATAGTTTAAGAGCGGAACATTTTAACGATAATATTGCTGTAACTTTAGTTTGCCCTGGTTTTGTAAACACCAATATTTCTAAAAATGCGCTAACAGGAGATGGATCTCCACAAAATAAAATGGATAATGCCACTGCAAATGGTATTCAGCCAGATCGTTTTGCAAAATTAATGGCGAAAGCTGTACTAAGGAAAAAAGAAGAAGTTTATATTTCTGGTGCCAAAGAAAAATTAGGGGTTTACGTAAAACGCTGGATGCCTAAGGTATTTTCTGTAATGATTCGTAAAATGAGTGTAACCTAG
- a CDS encoding AraC family transcriptional regulator, translated as MDFPFAFGQKSSLLLIFFFHGIVFSFLLARKGILYKNKASKWLSFFLFLCALYISPYMLGYANWYSNKITREILFFVPFMQVLLIGPVIYFYTKTLLNNQFKIAKKDWIHFIPAILYLLYSLIVFITDKLILDEFYFYADGRDKDLANWYQIVGVISMSFYLIFSLKHYANYKKLVFEKVSFADSILFQWIQNFLIAFLSILILRVLLFILNPEWGEFGSQFWHYIVFSIVVFYISINGYANAVKMSFLGDINSESVAIFSESIIEEKPKQETINQKEIEFWKQKILQLIEKEKIYTNAKLTLSDVSKLLETTPKTISKSINSGFEMNFNDFINKFRIEAVKEKLEKGEHKKSTLLCIAFDCGFNSKATFNRAFKKSTGLSPKDYLQNMSS; from the coding sequence ATGGATTTTCCCTTTGCTTTTGGCCAAAAAAGTTCGCTGCTTTTAATTTTCTTTTTTCACGGAATTGTATTTTCTTTTTTATTAGCAAGAAAAGGAATTCTCTATAAAAACAAAGCAAGCAAATGGTTAAGCTTTTTTTTGTTTTTGTGTGCACTTTATATTTCTCCTTACATGTTGGGCTATGCCAATTGGTATTCTAATAAAATAACAAGAGAAATTTTGTTTTTTGTGCCTTTTATGCAAGTCTTATTAATTGGTCCAGTAATTTATTTTTACACAAAAACGCTATTAAACAATCAATTTAAAATTGCCAAAAAAGATTGGATTCATTTTATTCCTGCAATTTTGTATTTGCTTTATAGCTTGATTGTTTTTATTACTGATAAACTCATTTTAGACGAATTCTATTTTTATGCAGATGGTAGAGATAAAGATTTGGCAAATTGGTATCAAATAGTAGGCGTAATTTCTATGAGTTTTTACCTGATTTTTAGTTTAAAACACTATGCAAATTACAAAAAACTAGTATTTGAAAAGGTAAGTTTTGCTGATTCTATTTTGTTTCAATGGATACAAAACTTCCTCATTGCTTTTTTAAGCATTTTAATTTTACGCGTTCTCTTATTTATATTAAATCCAGAATGGGGCGAATTTGGAAGCCAGTTTTGGCATTATATTGTGTTTTCAATCGTTGTTTTTTACATTTCCATTAATGGATATGCAAATGCAGTTAAAATGTCTTTTTTGGGTGATATAAATTCAGAAAGCGTTGCAATTTTCTCTGAATCAATAATTGAAGAAAAACCAAAACAAGAAACCATTAATCAAAAAGAAATTGAGTTTTGGAAACAGAAAATTTTACAGCTAATTGAAAAAGAAAAGATATACACAAACGCCAAATTAACACTTTCTGATGTATCTAAATTGTTAGAAACAACACCTAAAACTATTTCTAAAAGTATCAATTCAGGATTTGAGATGAATTTTAATGATTTTATCAATAAGTTTAGAATTGAAGCTGTAAAAGAAAAATTAGAAAAAGGAGAACATAAAAAATCAACTTTATTATGCATCGCTTTTGATTGTGGCTTCAATAGCAAAGCGACTTTTAACAGAGCTTTTAAAAAAAGCACAGGTTTATCACCCAAAGATTATTTACAAAACATGAGCTCGTAA
- a CDS encoding SulP family inorganic anion transporter, whose product MFKYLKNDLPASVVVFFVALPLCLGIALASGAPLFSGLIAGIVGGIVVGALSGSKIGVSGPAAGLAAIVLTAIGTLGGYENFLVAVVIGGVIQLIFGVLKAGIIGYYFPSSVIKGMLTGIGIIIILKQIPHFFGYDADPEGDFAFFQVDGENTFSEIFKSINNISLGSTIVGLVGLGILILWSNVLSKKGKIFQLIQGPLVAVVFGIVYYIFTDSTSKFGISSEHLVSVPVPDSFDSFLGQFSFPNFAAITNPQIWVVGFTIALVASLETLLCVEATDKLDPHKNVTPTNRELLAQGTGNILSGLIGGLPVTQVIVRSSANIQSGGRTKLSAIFHGFLLLISVILIPTLLNKIPLSVLAAILLVVGYKLAKPALFKKMWDLGWKQFIPFTVTVVGIVFTDLLVGIALGLAVGIVIILIKSFQNSHFLHIEDKSDGKNRIKMTLAEQVTFFNKGAILNELDSLPENTYLELDVRKTIYLDNDIVEILEDFAVKAKERHIDIKIISERGIVENPDSFIEFFKLEKKS is encoded by the coding sequence ATGTTTAAGTATTTAAAGAATGATTTACCTGCAAGTGTTGTAGTCTTTTTTGTGGCTTTACCTCTTTGTTTAGGTATAGCTTTAGCAAGTGGTGCACCCTTATTCTCTGGTTTAATAGCAGGTATTGTTGGTGGAATTGTTGTTGGTGCATTATCTGGTTCTAAAATTGGTGTTAGTGGGCCTGCAGCAGGTTTAGCAGCAATTGTTTTAACTGCCATTGGTACTTTAGGAGGTTATGAAAACTTTTTAGTAGCAGTAGTTATAGGTGGTGTAATTCAACTTATTTTTGGAGTTTTAAAAGCAGGTATTATTGGATATTATTTTCCATCATCTGTAATTAAAGGGATGTTAACTGGTATTGGTATCATCATTATTTTAAAACAAATTCCACACTTTTTTGGTTATGATGCAGATCCTGAAGGAGATTTTGCATTTTTTCAGGTTGATGGAGAAAACACATTTTCAGAAATTTTTAAATCGATTAATAACATTAGCTTAGGGTCTACTATTGTTGGACTTGTAGGTTTAGGTATATTAATTCTATGGAGCAATGTTTTATCTAAAAAAGGAAAGATTTTTCAATTAATTCAAGGGCCATTAGTGGCTGTAGTTTTTGGTATTGTTTATTACATATTTACAGATTCTACTTCTAAATTTGGTATCAGTTCAGAGCATTTAGTAAGTGTTCCTGTTCCTGATAGTTTCGATTCATTTTTAGGCCAATTTAGTTTTCCAAATTTTGCAGCAATAACAAATCCGCAAATTTGGGTAGTTGGTTTTACAATTGCATTGGTAGCAAGTTTAGAAACATTATTATGTGTGGAAGCAACAGATAAATTAGATCCGCACAAAAATGTAACACCTACTAATAGAGAATTATTAGCACAAGGAACAGGTAATATACTATCTGGTTTAATTGGTGGTTTACCTGTAACACAAGTAATTGTAAGAAGTTCTGCAAACATTCAATCTGGAGGAAGAACCAAGTTATCTGCAATATTTCACGGGTTTTTATTATTGATTTCAGTAATATTAATCCCTACTTTATTAAATAAAATTCCACTTTCTGTACTAGCAGCAATTTTATTAGTTGTTGGTTATAAGTTAGCTAAACCAGCATTATTTAAAAAAATGTGGGATTTAGGCTGGAAACAATTCATTCCATTTACAGTAACAGTTGTGGGTATTGTGTTTACAGATTTACTAGTGGGTATCGCTTTAGGTTTAGCAGTAGGTATTGTTATCATCTTAATTAAGAGCTTCCAAAACTCACACTTTTTGCATATTGAAGATAAAAGTGATGGTAAAAACAGAATTAAAATGACGCTTGCAGAGCAAGTAACTTTCTTTAATAAAGGTGCTATTTTAAACGAGTTAGATAGTTTGCCAGAAAACACCTATTTAGAATTAGATGTTAGAAAAACAATCTATCTAGATAATGATATCGTCGAAATTTTAGAAGATTTTGCAGTAAAAGCAAAAGAAAGACATATAGACATTAAAATCATTTCAGAGAGAGGAATTGTAGAAAACCCAGACAGTTTTATAGAGTTCTTTAAATTGGAAAAAAAATCATAA
- a CDS encoding CvpA family protein, with translation MNVIDIIIIVILLFAAVRGFMTGLFAAIASLVAIIAGVFCAIHYSYYIEYALNDSVLEWSHQTNKIVAFAVTFLAVVLAVIFVGKLLTKLADITALGLLNKILGAIFGALKWSFILSVIFLLFDKFNKTIPFVEEEMLEESVMFYPIKSIIPTLIPSIMDEDNPSLKFIKGK, from the coding sequence ATGAATGTAATTGATATTATAATCATTGTAATATTACTTTTTGCAGCTGTAAGAGGTTTTATGACTGGGCTGTTTGCTGCAATTGCATCTTTAGTGGCTATAATTGCAGGCGTTTTTTGTGCTATACATTATTCGTATTACATAGAATATGCTCTGAATGATTCTGTTTTAGAATGGTCTCATCAAACCAATAAAATTGTAGCTTTTGCAGTTACTTTTTTAGCTGTAGTCCTTGCTGTAATTTTTGTAGGTAAATTACTTACCAAACTAGCAGATATTACTGCTTTAGGTTTATTAAATAAAATACTTGGTGCCATTTTTGGTGCCTTAAAATGGTCTTTCATTTTAAGTGTAATCTTTTTATTGTTTGATAAATTTAACAAAACCATACCTTTTGTAGAAGAGGAAATGTTAGAGGAGTCTGTAATGTTTTATCCTATAAAATCAATTATACCCACACTTATACCATCTATAATGGATGAAGATAATCCTTCCTTAAAGTTTATTAAAGGTAAATAA
- a CDS encoding carbonic anhydrase family protein, which yields MRNTAINKQVQDNLTPDDVLSDLLAGNERFINNELDEVSHLDLVQQTTTGQYPKAVVLSCIDSRVPVEQVFDQAIGDVFVARVAGNFENEDILGSLEYSCAVAGSKLVMVLGHESCGAVKAACDDVKLGNITHLLSNIMPAVKKSAKEIDGDTTSANPKFVAKTVENNVLLTIDRIRERSEILADLESSDSIKIVGGVYSLQTGKVTML from the coding sequence ATGAGAAATACAGCCATAAATAAACAAGTACAAGACAATTTAACTCCTGATGATGTTTTATCTGATTTGTTAGCAGGTAATGAACGTTTTATAAATAACGAATTAGATGAGGTTTCTCATTTAGATTTGGTGCAACAAACAACAACGGGTCAATACCCAAAAGCAGTGGTACTTTCGTGTATAGACTCTAGAGTTCCTGTAGAGCAGGTTTTTGATCAAGCAATTGGCGATGTTTTTGTGGCTAGAGTTGCTGGTAATTTCGAAAATGAAGATATTTTAGGTAGTTTAGAATATTCTTGTGCAGTTGCTGGTAGTAAATTGGTGATGGTATTAGGTCATGAAAGTTGTGGTGCTGTAAAGGCTGCTTGTGATGATGTTAAGTTAGGTAACATAACTCATTTGCTTTCTAATATTATGCCAGCTGTTAAAAAATCGGCAAAAGAAATAGATGGTGATACTACCTCTGCAAACCCAAAGTTTGTAGCCAAAACAGTAGAGAATAACGTACTTTTAACTATTGATAGAATTAGAGAAAGAAGCGAAATTTTAGCAGATTTAGAAAGTTCTGACTCAATTAAAATTGTTGGTGGTGTATACTCACTGCAAACAGGTAAGGTAACAATGTTGTAG
- a CDS encoding TlpA disulfide reductase family protein codes for MVKRILLLLLFASTYMHAQHSVTGVMSPKLESDWLILYKLEGTKQVFVNNTKIKADSALIGGKQEAIGRFQIQLPANAKPGVYRATYRLEGAGFVDFYYNNEDVTFIFNPEYPQESIAFSDSEENKLYQEYLVDISKAQQKLDSIQVAVLQDSTLKMAEAYKAAFQNLNSLQNKYENLSKNKYVAPVIKASLRVNSPTILNSVNKYLSSIKSTFFDRLDFSNQTLRNSSFLTNRILDYIFYINYSDDLQEQKNLHKKSITTVLSKISDQKYKRDIIVFLIDQFESSKNIAIIDYLFKEHYNKLPIALQDAKFKKEKEALFATEIGRTAPDFSWTENGKSTKLSNLNDAENYVLVFWSTSCSHCLREIPQLHMYMKSKPAVKVVAFALENDSFVWETYKKANLRGWHNVLGLKKWENKVARTYQINATPTYFVLDKNKKIIAKPNDIDDVKSFLEKL; via the coding sequence ATGGTAAAGAGAATTCTTCTATTGCTGCTATTTGCTAGTACTTATATGCATGCTCAACATTCTGTAACAGGAGTTATGAGCCCTAAATTAGAATCAGATTGGCTAATTTTATACAAGTTAGAAGGTACTAAACAAGTGTTTGTAAATAATACAAAGATAAAAGCTGATAGTGCTTTAATAGGGGGCAAGCAAGAAGCTATTGGTAGATTTCAAATTCAGTTGCCAGCAAATGCAAAACCAGGAGTTTACAGAGCTACTTACAGATTAGAAGGTGCAGGTTTTGTAGATTTTTATTATAATAATGAAGACGTTACTTTTATTTTTAATCCAGAATATCCTCAAGAATCGATTGCATTTTCTGATAGTGAAGAAAACAAACTGTATCAAGAATATTTAGTTGATATTTCTAAGGCGCAACAAAAATTAGATAGTATTCAAGTTGCTGTTTTGCAAGATTCAACATTAAAAATGGCAGAGGCCTACAAAGCTGCTTTTCAAAATTTAAATAGCTTACAAAACAAGTATGAAAACCTTTCAAAAAACAAATACGTAGCTCCAGTAATTAAAGCTAGTTTAAGAGTTAATTCACCAACAATTTTAAATTCGGTTAATAAATATTTATCAAGTATTAAAAGTACCTTTTTTGATCGTTTAGATTTTTCGAACCAAACCTTAAGAAACTCATCATTTTTAACCAATAGAATTTTAGATTACATTTTTTACATCAATTATTCAGATGATTTACAAGAACAAAAAAATCTGCATAAAAAGTCTATAACCACTGTACTTTCTAAGATATCAGATCAAAAATATAAAAGGGATATTATAGTATTTTTAATAGATCAATTTGAATCTTCTAAGAACATAGCTATTATAGATTATCTATTTAAAGAACATTATAATAAGTTGCCAATTGCATTGCAAGATGCTAAGTTTAAAAAAGAAAAAGAAGCTTTATTTGCTACAGAAATAGGTAGAACAGCACCCGATTTTTCATGGACAGAAAATGGAAAATCAACAAAACTTTCTAATTTAAACGATGCAGAGAATTATGTATTGGTATTTTGGAGTACAAGCTGTTCTCATTGTTTAAGAGAAATTCCTCAACTGCATATGTATATGAAAAGTAAACCTGCTGTTAAAGTGGTAGCTTTTGCTTTAGAGAATGATTCTTTTGTTTGGGAGACCTACAAGAAAGCAAATTTACGTGGTTGGCATAATGTGTTAGGCTTAAAAAAGTGGGAAAATAAAGTAGCCAGAACTTACCAAATAAATGCAACCCCTACTTATTTTGTTTTAGATAAAAACAAAAAAATTATTGCCAAACCTAATGATATAGATGATGTTAAATCTTTCTTAGAAAAGCTTTAG
- a CDS encoding tetratricopeptide repeat protein: MKKILFLLLLVANVFYAQDEQKIFESANEMYKQQNYEKAIEFYKTLEKRNLVSSELFYNIGNAHYKLNEVGPAIFYYEKALQLDPDNEDVKNNLVFAKRLALDTIEELPKTFFQKINSNYFQQLSYNEWAIAVIIFAFLGSILFLLFYFSNKPGTKRFFFIFSMFSYLLLIITFVITINQHSLAGKSKIAIVFAEETEVMNAPTLNSEELFTLHEGTKVTVLDRVDNWKKIKLADGKIGWIIANEIKELDEI, from the coding sequence ATGAAGAAAATCCTATTTTTATTACTGCTAGTTGCTAATGTATTTTATGCTCAAGATGAGCAAAAGATATTCGAATCTGCGAATGAAATGTACAAACAGCAGAATTATGAAAAAGCGATTGAATTTTACAAAACTTTAGAAAAACGCAACTTAGTTTCTTCAGAGTTATTTTACAACATTGGTAATGCACATTACAAATTAAATGAGGTTGGGCCTGCTATTTTCTATTATGAAAAAGCATTGCAATTAGACCCAGATAATGAAGATGTAAAAAACAATTTGGTATTTGCGAAAAGGTTGGCTTTAGATACTATAGAAGAATTACCAAAAACATTCTTTCAAAAAATTAATAGTAATTATTTTCAACAATTATCTTACAATGAATGGGCTATAGCAGTTATAATCTTTGCCTTTTTAGGAAGCATTTTATTCTTACTATTTTATTTTTCTAACAAACCTGGTACCAAACGATTTTTCTTTATTTTTAGCATGTTTAGCTACTTACTTTTAATCATCACTTTTGTTATTACTATCAACCAACATTCTTTAGCAGGCAAAAGTAAAATTGCTATTGTGTTTGCAGAAGAAACAGAGGTTATGAATGCGCCTACTTTAAATTCAGAAGAGTTATTTACTTTGCATGAAGGTACTAAGGTTACTGTTTTAGACAGAGTTGATAATTGGAAAAAAATTAAGTTAGCAGATGGCAAAATTGGCTGGATCATAGCTAACGAAATTAAAGAGTTAGACGAAATATAA
- a CDS encoding YraN family protein, producing MAQHNELGKKGEQLATSFLRENGYTILEKNYRYLKAEVDIIAQKNDILIAVEVKTRTSAYFGNPQDFVNPKKIKLLLSAIDFYVTNADLDVEVRFDIIAIICNKNETKIEHIENAFLHF from the coding sequence ATGGCACAACATAATGAATTGGGTAAAAAAGGTGAGCAACTTGCTACTTCTTTTTTGCGGGAAAATGGGTATACTATTCTTGAAAAAAATTATAGATATTTAAAAGCAGAAGTAGATATTATTGCCCAAAAAAATGACATCCTTATTGCTGTTGAAGTAAAAACCAGAACGTCTGCGTACTTTGGCAATCCTCAAGATTTTGTAAATCCGAAGAAAATAAAACTATTACTTTCTGCAATAGATTTCTATGTAACTAATGCTGATTTAGATGTTGAGGTTCGTTTTGATATTATAGCAATAATTTGTAATAAAAACGAAACTAAAATAGAGCATATCGAAAATGCTTTTTTACACTTCTAA
- a CDS encoding tetratricopeptide repeat protein produces the protein MKTYLKITMLFLMLFSINEITAQKDSTALQRKARSMVRQGNELYQNKQYTDASVAYKKALSNSSYYDKASYNLGNALYQSKNFKEALPQYELTAKTAEDKLTKAQAYHNIGNAHMETKNYQGAVDAYKNSLRNNPTDDETRYNLAVAQKLLDKENQQNKDDKNKDNKDKKDQKDQDKDQKDDQNKDQDKDKKEGDDKDKKDDKDGEGDKDKDKNQDPKKDDKKDQNKKPKPQQGKMSPQQIKQLLESLNNEEKKTQKKMNAKKAKGKKTKQEKDW, from the coding sequence ATGAAAACGTATTTAAAAATAACAATGCTCTTTTTGATGCTGTTTTCTATCAACGAAATAACAGCACAAAAAGATTCTACAGCTTTACAACGTAAAGCCAGAAGTATGGTTAGGCAAGGCAATGAATTGTACCAAAACAAGCAATATACAGATGCTTCTGTTGCCTATAAAAAAGCACTAAGTAACAGCTCTTATTATGATAAAGCCAGTTACAATTTAGGTAATGCTTTGTATCAAAGTAAAAACTTTAAAGAAGCCTTGCCTCAATATGAATTAACTGCAAAAACAGCAGAAGATAAACTTACTAAAGCACAAGCTTATCACAATATTGGTAATGCACATATGGAAACCAAAAATTATCAAGGTGCTGTAGATGCTTACAAAAATTCGTTAAGAAACAACCCTACAGATGATGAAACTCGTTATAATTTAGCTGTAGCTCAAAAATTGTTAGACAAAGAAAATCAACAAAATAAAGACGATAAAAACAAGGATAACAAGGATAAGAAAGATCAAAAAGACCAAGATAAAGATCAAAAAGACGATCAAAATAAAGATCAAGACAAAGACAAGAAAGAGGGTGATGATAAGGATAAGAAAGATGACAAAGATGGTGAAGGAGATAAAGACAAAGACAAGAATCAAGATCCTAAAAAAGACGATAAAAAAGATCAAAATAAAAAGCCTAAACCACAGCAAGGAAAAATGTCTCCTCAGCAAATTAAGCAGTTGTTAGAAAGCTTAAATAATGAAGAAAAGAAGACACAAAAGAAAATGAATGCTAAAAAGGCGAAAGGCAAAAAAACAAAACAAGAGAAAGATTGGTAA